In Nocardioides dokdonensis FR1436, the following are encoded in one genomic region:
- a CDS encoding citrate synthase, whose protein sequence is MTDSLTVRDNRTGQEYDVPILDGSIKAADIGKIKADDETPGLAVYDPGFVNTASCRSSVTYIDGEKGILEYRGYPIEQLAEKSSFLEVSYLLIHGALPTKAEYDTWVHEITYHTFVHENVKTFMQGFRYDAHPMGMLMASVGALSTFYPDARNISDPQNRHMQIVRMIAKMPTLGAWSFRHAQGKPYIYPDNDLSYTANFLSMLFKMSESKFEVDERLVKALDILFILHADHEQNCSTNAVRSVGSSQVDPYSAVAAGIGALYGPLHGGANEAVLRMLRRIGSKENIPAFIEGVKNGNEKLMGFGHRVYKNHDPRATIIKKACDDVFEVTGVNPLLEIAKELEKIALEDEYFISRKLYPNVDFYSGLIYEAFQFPPEMFTVLFAIGRTPGWLAQWIELVQDKEQKIARPKQIYTGERQLQFTPASERWA, encoded by the coding sequence GTGACCGATTCTCTGACAGTCCGTGACAACCGCACCGGACAGGAGTACGACGTCCCGATCCTCGACGGCTCCATCAAGGCCGCCGACATCGGGAAGATCAAGGCTGACGACGAGACGCCCGGCCTGGCCGTCTACGACCCCGGCTTCGTCAACACCGCCTCCTGCCGCAGCTCCGTGACCTACATCGACGGGGAGAAGGGGATCCTGGAGTACCGCGGGTACCCCATCGAGCAGCTCGCCGAGAAGTCGAGCTTCCTCGAGGTCTCCTACCTGCTGATCCACGGCGCGCTCCCGACCAAGGCCGAGTACGACACGTGGGTGCACGAGATCACCTACCACACGTTCGTGCACGAGAACGTGAAGACGTTCATGCAGGGCTTCCGCTACGACGCGCACCCGATGGGGATGCTGATGGCGTCGGTGGGGGCCCTGTCGACGTTCTACCCCGACGCGCGCAACATCTCCGACCCGCAGAACCGCCACATGCAGATCGTGCGGATGATCGCGAAGATGCCGACCCTGGGCGCCTGGTCCTTCCGGCACGCGCAGGGCAAGCCCTACATCTACCCCGACAACGACCTCTCCTACACCGCCAACTTCCTCTCGATGCTCTTCAAGATGAGCGAGTCGAAGTTCGAGGTCGACGAGCGTCTGGTCAAGGCCCTCGACATCCTCTTCATCCTGCACGCCGACCACGAGCAGAACTGCTCCACCAATGCGGTGCGCTCGGTCGGCTCCTCGCAGGTCGACCCGTACTCCGCCGTCGCGGCGGGCATCGGCGCGCTCTACGGCCCGCTGCACGGCGGCGCCAACGAGGCGGTGCTGCGGATGCTGCGGCGCATCGGGTCGAAGGAGAACATCCCGGCCTTCATCGAGGGCGTCAAGAACGGCAACGAGAAGCTGATGGGCTTCGGCCACCGGGTCTACAAGAACCACGACCCGCGCGCCACGATCATCAAGAAGGCCTGCGACGACGTCTTCGAGGTCACCGGGGTCAACCCGCTCCTCGAGATCGCCAAGGAGCTCGAGAAGATCGCGCTCGAGGACGAGTACTTCATCAGCCGCAAGCTCTACCCGAACGTGGACTTCTACTCCGGCCTCATCTACGAGGCCTTCCAGTTCCCGCCCGAGATGTTCACCGTGCTCTTCGCCATCGGGCGCACGCCCGGCTGGCTCGCGCAGTGGATCGAGCTGGTGCAGGACAAGGAGCAGAAGATCGCTCGCCCCAAGCAGATCTACACCGGTGAGCGTCAGCTGCAGTTCACCCCGGCCTCGGAGCGGTGGGCCTGA
- the rplM gene encoding 50S ribosomal protein L13 produces the protein MRTYSPKPGDIQREWHIIDATDVRLGRLAVQAATLIRGKHKPMFAPHADTGDFVIIINAEKVSLSGDKATKKMAYRHSGFPGGLSATPIGEVLEKDARRAIEMAVWGMLPKNKLGRQVLKKLKVYSGPSHPHQAQQAVPFEISQISQ, from the coding sequence GTGCGTACCTACAGCCCGAAGCCTGGGGACATCCAGCGCGAGTGGCACATCATCGACGCCACCGACGTCCGCCTCGGACGCCTCGCCGTCCAGGCCGCCACCCTCATCCGTGGCAAGCACAAGCCGATGTTCGCCCCTCACGCCGACACCGGCGACTTCGTCATCATCATCAACGCCGAGAAGGTGTCGCTCTCCGGCGACAAGGCGACCAAGAAGATGGCCTACCGCCACTCCGGCTTCCCCGGTGGCCTGTCCGCGACGCCGATCGGTGAGGTCCTCGAGAAGGACGCCCGCCGCGCGATCGAGATGGCCGTGTGGGGCATGCTGCCCAAGAACAAGCTGGGCCGTCAGGTGCTGAAAAAGCTCAAGGTGTACTCGGGTCCCTCGCACCCGCACCAGGCCCAGCAGGCCGTCCCGTTCGAGATCAGCCAGATCTCCCAGTAA
- the rpsI gene encoding 30S ribosomal protein S9, with amino-acid sequence MAETTENEKTENTGEVEETFTPDEQGVAYSSESTPSAEAVAERPATIAPGAATGRRKQAVARVRIVPGTGVWTVNGRALDSYFPNKLHQQVVNEPFAALQLEGRFDVIARIHGGGITGQAGALRLGVARSLNAIDVDANRAILKKDGLLTRDARVIERKKAGLKKARKAPQFSKR; translated from the coding sequence GTGGCTGAGACCACCGAGAACGAGAAGACCGAGAACACCGGCGAGGTCGAGGAGACCTTCACCCCCGACGAGCAGGGCGTTGCCTACAGCTCCGAGAGCACCCCGAGTGCCGAGGCTGTCGCCGAGCGTCCCGCGACCATCGCGCCTGGCGCGGCCACCGGCCGTCGCAAGCAGGCCGTGGCGCGCGTGCGCATCGTGCCGGGCACCGGAGTGTGGACCGTCAACGGTCGCGCCCTGGACTCCTACTTCCCGAACAAGCTGCACCAGCAGGTCGTCAACGAGCCCTTCGCTGCGCTGCAGCTCGAGGGTCGCTTCGACGTCATCGCCCGCATCCACGGCGGCGGCATCACCGGCCAGGCCGGCGCGCTGCGCCTGGGCGTGGCCCGGTCGCTGAACGCGATCGACGTCGACGCCAACCGCGCGATCCTGAAGAAGGACGGTCTCCTGACTCGTGACGCCCGCGTCATCGAGCGCAAGAAGGCCGGTCTGAAGAAGGCCCGCAAGGCGCCGCAGTTCAGCAAGCGCTGA
- the glmM gene encoding phosphoglucosamine mutase — translation MTRLFGTDGVRGRANGVLTAGLALDLSVAAARVLADAGEFEGHRPRAVVGRDTRISGEFLEAAVVAGLASAGVDVELVGVLPTPGVAHLTDVLDADLGVMISASHNPMPDNGIKFFARGGRKLDDALEEQIEQRMHADEALPTGAAVGRVRSHPEAVQRYADHLVSTLATSPGAPGAGPLTGLRIVLDCAEGAAYDAGPRALQAAGATVVAIHAAPDGLNINDGCGSTHLEPLRRAVLEHGADAGFALDGDADRMLAVDAAGEVVDGDQVLAILALAGLEDGSLVDSTVVATVMSNLGFVQAMEAAGIKVALTKVGDRYVLEQMGASGFVLGGEQSGHVIMSRHATTGDGLLATLHVAARMAATGRSLADLAGVVTRLPQVLVNVPDVDKSRTHDDVLVAAVEREEAAMAGSGRVLLRPSGTESLVRVMVEAPTQQQAQDVADRLADVVRERLALA, via the coding sequence GTGACACGCCTCTTCGGCACGGACGGGGTCCGGGGTCGGGCCAACGGTGTACTCACCGCTGGCCTGGCCCTGGACCTTTCCGTTGCCGCGGCGCGCGTGCTGGCCGACGCCGGCGAGTTCGAGGGCCACCGCCCCCGGGCCGTCGTGGGTCGCGACACCCGCATCTCCGGTGAGTTCCTCGAGGCCGCGGTCGTGGCCGGCCTGGCCTCCGCCGGCGTCGACGTCGAGCTCGTCGGCGTGCTGCCGACCCCCGGGGTCGCGCACCTGACCGACGTCCTGGACGCCGACCTGGGCGTGATGATCTCCGCCTCGCACAACCCGATGCCCGACAACGGCATCAAGTTCTTCGCCCGCGGCGGGCGCAAGCTCGACGACGCCCTCGAGGAGCAGATCGAGCAGCGGATGCACGCCGACGAGGCGCTGCCCACCGGTGCCGCGGTCGGCCGGGTGCGCTCGCACCCCGAGGCCGTGCAGCGCTACGCCGACCACCTCGTCTCCACGCTGGCCACCTCCCCGGGCGCCCCCGGGGCCGGCCCGCTCACGGGGCTGCGGATCGTGCTCGACTGCGCCGAGGGTGCGGCGTACGACGCCGGGCCGCGTGCGCTGCAGGCGGCCGGGGCCACCGTGGTCGCCATCCACGCCGCTCCCGACGGGCTCAACATCAACGACGGCTGCGGGTCCACCCACCTGGAGCCGCTGCGCCGAGCGGTGCTCGAGCACGGCGCCGACGCCGGCTTCGCCCTCGACGGCGACGCCGACCGGATGCTCGCGGTGGACGCCGCCGGTGAGGTCGTCGACGGCGACCAGGTGCTGGCGATCCTGGCGCTGGCCGGTCTCGAGGACGGTTCCCTGGTCGACTCCACCGTCGTGGCGACGGTGATGAGCAACCTCGGGTTCGTGCAGGCCATGGAGGCCGCCGGCATCAAGGTGGCGCTCACCAAGGTCGGTGACCGCTACGTGCTGGAGCAGATGGGCGCCTCGGGCTTCGTGCTCGGCGGCGAGCAGTCCGGCCACGTGATCATGAGCCGCCACGCCACCACCGGCGACGGCCTGCTCGCGACGCTGCACGTGGCGGCCCGGATGGCGGCCACCGGCCGCTCCCTGGCCGACCTCGCCGGTGTCGTGACCCGCCTGCCCCAGGTGCTGGTCAACGTCCCCGACGTCGACAAGTCGCGTACGCACGACGACGTGCTCGTCGCCGCAGTGGAGCGCGAGGAGGCCGCGATGGCCGGTTCCGGCCGCGTCCTGCTGCGCCCCTCCGGCACCGAGTCCCTGGTGCGGGTGATGGTCGAGGCCCCCACCCAGCAGCAGGCCCAGGACGTCGCCGACCGGCTCGCCGACGTCGTGCGCGAGCGGCTCGCGCTGGCCTGA
- a CDS encoding ATP-binding cassette domain-containing protein yields the protein MIDAPPLVLEGLGKRFGAVQAVEDLSFTVAPGRVTGFLGPNGSGKTTTLRMLLGLTRPTTGRALVGDSAYADLAVPGAVVGAALEPGFHPGRTALGHLEAYAPQVGAHRARCREVLVMVGLDESADRRVGGFSLGMRQRLGLATALLADPPVLVLDEPANGLDPEGIKWLRGLLRHFAAEGRTVLVSSHVLGEVQHTVDDVVVIAHGRLVHASTLEGLAELAEARTYVESADPEGLAAALASAGWDAEPSGPQGRGLVVSGVPAAQVGALAHAAGLELHQLTSQGTDLEDVFFHLVEQAGTRQEVVA from the coding sequence ATGATCGACGCACCCCCGCTGGTCCTCGAGGGACTGGGCAAGAGGTTCGGTGCGGTGCAGGCGGTGGAGGACCTCTCCTTCACGGTCGCGCCGGGCCGGGTCACCGGATTCCTGGGCCCCAACGGCTCGGGCAAGACCACCACGCTGCGGATGCTGCTGGGCCTGACCAGGCCCACCACCGGCCGTGCGCTGGTGGGGGACTCGGCGTACGCCGACCTGGCGGTGCCGGGCGCCGTCGTGGGCGCTGCGCTGGAGCCGGGCTTCCACCCCGGGCGCACCGCGCTGGGCCACCTGGAGGCCTACGCGCCGCAGGTCGGCGCCCACCGCGCGCGCTGCCGCGAGGTGCTGGTGATGGTCGGGCTCGACGAGAGTGCCGACCGTCGCGTCGGCGGGTTCTCGCTGGGCATGCGCCAGCGCCTCGGTCTGGCCACCGCCCTGCTCGCCGACCCGCCGGTGCTGGTGCTCGACGAGCCCGCCAACGGGCTGGACCCCGAGGGCATCAAGTGGCTGCGCGGCCTGCTGCGCCACTTCGCCGCCGAGGGCCGCACGGTCCTGGTCTCCAGCCACGTGCTCGGCGAGGTGCAGCACACCGTCGACGACGTGGTCGTCATCGCCCACGGACGCCTGGTGCACGCCTCGACCCTGGAGGGCCTCGCCGAGCTGGCGGAGGCCCGCACCTACGTCGAGTCCGCCGACCCCGAGGGCCTCGCCGCCGCGCTCGCCTCGGCCGGCTGGGACGCGGAACCCTCGGGGCCGCAGGGACGCGGCCTCGTGGTCAGCGGCGTGCCTGCCGCCCAGGTCGGGGCGCTCGCCCACGCCGCCGGGCTCGAGCTGCACCAGCTGACCTCGCAGGGCACCGACCTCGAGGACGTGTTCTTCCACCTCGTCGAGCAGGCCGGGACCCGGCAGGAGGTGGTCGCATGA
- a CDS encoding ABC transporter permease yields the protein MSSPASSPAASRSVASRVASAFVAEHRKLVSTRMWWILALVMAVYLAFIGGVLALSITVTPPGESAPPLVGIDAALSTYGVINAIGYVFPLVVGTLAVTSEHRHGTIDQTYLAEPRRGVVLLAKLLGTVPVGLFLGVVGTLGLVATAAPVLAWQGQGAHLDSGRVWQTLLLGVVVTALWAVLGAAFGAVLTNQVAAIVVVLAFTQFVEPVARVSLAAFEGVSGVAAYLPGAAADAVVGASIFSGFGGGDLLSRWAGALVLLAYVALLGAVGWWRSTRNDVR from the coding sequence ATGAGCAGCCCAGCCTCCAGCCCCGCCGCCTCCCGGTCGGTCGCCTCCCGGGTGGCCAGCGCGTTCGTGGCCGAGCACCGCAAGCTCGTCAGCACCCGCATGTGGTGGATCCTCGCCCTGGTGATGGCGGTCTACCTGGCCTTCATCGGGGGCGTCCTGGCGCTCAGCATCACCGTCACCCCGCCGGGCGAGAGCGCGCCGCCGCTGGTCGGCATCGACGCCGCGCTGTCGACGTACGGCGTCATCAACGCCATCGGCTACGTGTTCCCGCTGGTCGTCGGCACCCTGGCCGTCACCAGCGAGCACCGGCACGGCACCATCGACCAGACCTACCTCGCCGAGCCGCGCCGCGGGGTGGTGCTGCTGGCCAAGCTCCTCGGCACCGTGCCCGTGGGTCTGTTCCTGGGCGTCGTCGGCACCCTCGGCCTGGTCGCCACCGCGGCCCCGGTGCTGGCCTGGCAGGGCCAGGGCGCCCACCTCGACAGCGGCCGGGTCTGGCAGACGCTGCTCCTCGGCGTCGTCGTCACCGCGCTGTGGGCGGTGCTAGGCGCCGCCTTCGGGGCGGTGCTGACCAACCAGGTCGCCGCGATCGTGGTGGTCCTCGCCTTCACCCAGTTCGTCGAGCCGGTCGCCCGGGTCTCGCTCGCCGCGTTCGAGGGGGTCTCCGGGGTGGCGGCCTACCTGCCGGGCGCCGCCGCCGACGCGGTCGTCGGTGCCAGCATCTTCAGCGGCTTCGGCGGCGGGGACCTGCTGTCCCGCTGGGCCGGCGCCCTGGTGCTGCTGGCATACGTCGCCCTGCTCGGCGCGGTCGGCTGGTGGCGGTCCACCCGCAACGACGTGCGCTGA
- the coaA gene encoding type I pantothenate kinase produces the protein MSSHGRGHPQGGHDDNGRESSPYIELNRSAWAALADSGIEDPLSEREVAELSGLGDELDLDEVREVYLPLSRLLSLYVESAGQLHRHQEDFLHRRTPPRTPFVIGLAGSVAVGKSTTARVLQQMLAHWPEHPNVALVTTDGFLYPNAELERRGILDRKGFPESYDRRALLRFVVDIKSGCDEVLAPTYSHLVYDVVPDEKVVIKRPDIVIIEGLNVLQPPRVREDGTAGLVLSDFFDFSVYVDAGRDKIRQWYVDRFLRLRKTAFRDPGSYFAKYGALSEDEAVAEAERIWDTINGPNLVQNVLPTRSRANLVLRKDIDHSVRYVRLRKL, from the coding sequence ATGTCCTCGCACGGTCGGGGCCACCCCCAGGGCGGCCACGACGACAACGGCCGCGAGTCCTCGCCGTACATCGAGCTCAACCGGTCGGCCTGGGCCGCGCTCGCCGACTCCGGCATCGAGGATCCCCTCTCCGAGCGCGAGGTCGCCGAGCTCAGCGGTCTGGGCGACGAGCTCGACCTCGACGAGGTGCGCGAGGTCTACCTGCCGCTGTCGCGGCTGCTGAGCCTGTACGTCGAGTCGGCCGGCCAGCTGCACCGCCACCAGGAGGACTTCCTGCACCGGCGCACCCCGCCGCGCACCCCCTTCGTGATCGGGCTCGCGGGGTCGGTGGCGGTCGGGAAGTCGACCACGGCGCGGGTGCTGCAGCAGATGCTGGCGCACTGGCCCGAGCACCCCAACGTCGCGCTGGTGACCACCGACGGCTTCCTCTACCCCAACGCCGAGCTCGAGCGGCGCGGCATCCTGGACCGCAAGGGCTTCCCGGAGTCCTACGACCGCCGTGCGCTGCTGCGCTTCGTGGTCGACATCAAGTCGGGCTGCGACGAGGTGCTGGCCCCGACCTACTCCCACCTGGTCTACGACGTGGTGCCCGACGAGAAGGTCGTGATCAAGCGGCCCGACATCGTCATCATCGAGGGTCTCAACGTCCTGCAGCCCCCGCGCGTCCGCGAGGACGGCACCGCCGGCCTGGTGCTCTCGGACTTCTTCGACTTCAGCGTCTACGTCGACGCCGGGCGCGACAAGATCCGCCAGTGGTACGTCGACCGGTTCCTGCGGCTGCGCAAGACCGCGTTCCGCGACCCGGGCTCGTACTTCGCGAAGTACGGCGCGCTCAGCGAGGACGAGGCGGTCGCCGAGGCGGAGCGGATCTGGGACACCATCAACGGCCCCAACCTGGTGCAGAACGTGCTCCCGACCCGCTCCCGCGCCAACCTGGTGCTGCGCAAGGACATCGACCACTCGGTGCGCTACGTGCGGCTGCGCAAGCTCTAG
- the glmS gene encoding glutamine--fructose-6-phosphate transaminase (isomerizing) produces the protein MCGIVGYVGQRPSELVVVEGLRRMEYRGYDSAGIAVVADGVLATRKKAGKLANLEQVVDQDPLPPSTIGIGHTRWATHGAPNDVNAHPHLGSTGRVAMVHNGIIENFDDLRARLEADGHQLHSQTDTEVVAHLLELQVVSGVDLTTAMQRVCSRLEGAFTLVAIEAEDPTRVVAARRNSPLVVGLGEGENFLGSDVAAFIEHTREALELDQDQVVTITADDVSVTGFDGTPTQGRQYHVDWDLSAAEKDGHDWFMRKEIFEQPRAVADSLLGRRTREGALHLDEMRLSDQELRDVDKIIIIAAGTSFYAGMVAKYAIEHWCRIPVEVELSSEFRYRDPILDYSTLVVAISQSGETADTLQAIRHARTQRSKVLAICNTNGSTIPRESDAVIYTHAGPEIGVASTKGFLTQLVACYLLALYLAQVKGTRFGDEIAEVVSQLEEMPAHIETVLSRAEQVYELAREHVDTRAVLFLGRHAGYPVALEGALKLKELAYIHAEGFAAGELKHGPIALIEQDLPVWCVVPPRGRDQLHGKMLSGIQEVRARGARTICLAEDGDESIASYADVLVRLPQVPVLLQPLVAVVPLQLFACELATAMGHDVDQPRNLAKSVTVE, from the coding sequence ATGTGCGGGATCGTGGGATACGTCGGGCAGCGCCCCTCGGAGCTGGTCGTGGTCGAGGGACTGCGGCGCATGGAGTACCGCGGCTACGACTCCGCCGGCATCGCGGTGGTCGCCGACGGGGTGCTGGCCACCCGCAAGAAGGCCGGCAAGCTGGCCAACCTCGAGCAGGTCGTCGACCAGGACCCGCTGCCGCCGTCGACGATCGGGATCGGGCACACCCGGTGGGCCACCCACGGCGCGCCCAACGACGTCAACGCGCACCCGCACCTGGGCTCCACCGGCAGGGTCGCGATGGTGCACAACGGGATCATCGAGAACTTCGACGACCTGCGCGCCCGTCTCGAGGCCGACGGCCACCAGCTGCACTCCCAGACCGACACCGAGGTCGTCGCGCACCTGCTCGAGCTGCAGGTCGTCTCCGGGGTCGACCTGACCACCGCCATGCAGCGGGTGTGCAGCCGGCTCGAGGGCGCCTTCACCCTCGTCGCGATCGAGGCGGAGGACCCCACCAGGGTCGTCGCCGCGCGCCGCAACAGCCCGCTGGTCGTCGGGCTGGGGGAGGGCGAGAACTTCCTCGGCTCCGACGTCGCGGCGTTCATCGAGCACACCCGCGAGGCGCTGGAGCTCGACCAGGACCAGGTCGTCACGATCACCGCCGACGACGTCAGCGTCACCGGCTTCGACGGCACCCCGACCCAGGGCCGGCAGTACCACGTCGACTGGGACCTCTCCGCGGCCGAGAAGGACGGTCACGACTGGTTCATGCGCAAGGAGATCTTCGAGCAGCCCCGCGCCGTGGCCGACTCCCTGCTGGGGCGGCGTACGCGCGAGGGGGCGCTGCACCTCGACGAGATGCGGCTCTCGGACCAGGAGCTGCGCGACGTCGACAAGATCATCATCATCGCGGCCGGCACCTCGTTCTACGCCGGCATGGTCGCCAAGTACGCCATCGAGCACTGGTGCCGGATCCCGGTCGAGGTCGAGCTGTCCTCGGAGTTCCGCTACCGCGACCCGATCCTCGACTACTCCACCCTCGTCGTCGCCATCAGCCAGTCCGGCGAGACCGCCGACACCCTGCAGGCGATCCGGCACGCGCGCACCCAGCGCTCGAAGGTCCTCGCGATCTGCAACACCAACGGCTCGACCATCCCGCGCGAGTCCGACGCGGTCATCTACACCCACGCCGGCCCCGAGATCGGGGTCGCCTCGACCAAGGGGTTCCTGACCCAGCTGGTCGCCTGCTACCTGCTCGCGCTCTACCTCGCGCAGGTCAAGGGCACCCGCTTCGGCGACGAGATCGCCGAGGTGGTGAGCCAGCTCGAGGAGATGCCGGCGCACATCGAGACCGTGCTCTCGCGCGCCGAGCAGGTCTACGAGCTGGCCCGCGAGCACGTCGACACCCGTGCGGTGCTGTTCCTGGGCCGGCACGCCGGCTACCCGGTCGCGCTCGAGGGCGCGCTGAAGCTCAAGGAGCTCGCCTACATCCACGCCGAGGGGTTCGCCGCCGGGGAGCTCAAGCACGGCCCCATCGCACTCATCGAGCAGGACCTGCCGGTGTGGTGCGTCGTGCCGCCCCGTGGGCGCGACCAGCTGCACGGCAAGATGCTCAGCGGCATCCAGGAGGTCCGCGCCCGCGGCGCCCGCACCATCTGCCTGGCCGAGGACGGCGACGAG